In Bacillus pumilus, the sequence TTCATCATACCGAATGTGATGGGATACGGTTGAAATGTGAGATAGCGTCGAGCTGGCCCATTTTAATTGAACATCATATAGATGATCCTTAAAAAAGTGAATGAGCTTCGTTTCATCGGTAGGGACGTTTCTGAAGACACCTTGCTCTATATCTGTTGGCTCGTTAAAAAGACTCAGGTCTCGTTCCTTTTTCATATCGGCTTCTTTTTGCTTTCTCTTTAAGGAGAATTTCTTTCTCTTTTCTTCCTCTTGTTCAGGCGCTTGTTCAAGGGTTTGGTCGACCTGCTGCTGCGCCTCCTCTTTCGAAGCTCTTTTTAACTCGTCCCATCTTTGTTTTTTCAATCGAATAAACTGATTGATGTAATGATGCGGGTCTTGTTCATATCGTGATATATAATCTTGGATTTTGATAATTTGCGCCATCTGCTGCTCACTCCAACTTCTAGAATCATTTATGTAGGGTAAATTGTTTGATTGTGTGATAACGTGGGGTTTCTTTCGGACGTATTTCAAATAAAGCAATACTAGAAACCTCCATCACATATGGCTCTTTACGTAAAGGCGATTGTTCTGCATAAGGCTGATCCGCATTCCATTTGCGCGCAATCGTCATATGCGGATGAAAAGGTCTCTTTTCGACAGGATGACCTGCTGACAATACGGATTCTTTCACCTTTTCTCTTAAATGCATGAGCGGCCTGCTTTCACTCGGCTTTGCAAAAAAGACTCTTGGGCGCTCCTTTGTACCAAACTGTCCTAACTCATTCAGCTCTAGCGGAAATGCAGATGCTTCATTTGAAAGGTTTTCAAGCAGCTGAATGATCTTTTCCAAACGCTCTTTTGGAATGGCTCCTAAAAATACAAGGGTTACATGATAATCACTTGGAGCTGTCCATTTTTGAAATGACAGTCCGCTCCTTTGATCGATGTCTGTTTTGATTTGATGCGCAAGTTGTTCAGGGATGTGAATCCCAATAAAATAATGACGGCTTTCTGACATCATATCACCTGTCCTTTT encodes:
- the thpR gene encoding RNA 2',3'-cyclic phosphodiesterase — encoded protein: MMSESRHYFIGIHIPEQLAHQIKTDIDQRSGLSFQKWTAPSDYHVTLVFLGAIPKERLEKIIQLLENLSNEASAFPLELNELGQFGTKERPRVFFAKPSESRPLMHLREKVKESVLSAGHPVEKRPFHPHMTIARKWNADQPYAEQSPLRKEPYVMEVSSIALFEIRPKETPRYHTIKQFTLHK